The Panicum virgatum strain AP13 chromosome 5K, P.virgatum_v5, whole genome shotgun sequence genome has a window encoding:
- the LOC120708188 gene encoding F-box protein At5g46170-like, with product MEEGRQDQEAAEEVEGRPCGEGGDHFDRLHDAVLLDVLNRIGDVKALGRCALVSRRFHALVPLVDSVFVRVDCVIPDDPPPSASADPGSPQQHHHHQAPEPAPAGRGRGALAHFARVLLGGIARPIHALGQILSPAAAAVSRRAEPQPASPPAPAADVSHHSPSEVLRSFKELRRLHIELPTGELGIDDGVLLKWKADFGSTLGSCVILGASSVSSKPTSPSAQPETAADTAADDSTATSPDSNRETEELGSVPESLYTNGGLKLRVVWTISSLIAASARHYLLQPIISNHATLESLNLTDADGQGVLTMDKRQLQELPVRPVSASASSHRTLMPALSMRLHYAPLIELPGGTLLKGATLVAIRPSEDALREGQGVGAAGSVGTCWISEAFEEPYRTAAKVLLKRSPYCLEMNSF from the coding sequence AtggaggaggggcggcaggatcaggaggcggcggaggaggtggaggggcgCCCGTGCGGCGAGGGCGGGGACCACTTCGACCGCCTCCACGACGCGGTGCTGCTCGACGTCCTCAACCGCATCGGCGACGTCAAGGCGCTGGGCCGCTGCGCCCTCGTCTCGCGCCGCTTCCACGCCCTCGTCCCGCTCGTCGACTCCGTCTTCGTCCGCGTCGACTGCGTCATCCCCGACgacccgccgccctccgcgtcCGCGGACCCCGGCTCCccgcagcagcaccaccaccaccaggcgCCGGAGCCCGCCCCGgccgggcgcggccgcggcgcgctcgcgcACTTCGCGCGCGTCCTGCTCGGCGGCATCGCCAGGCCCATCCACGCGCTCGGCCAGATTCtctcccccgccgcggccgccgtctccAGGCGCGCCGAGCCGCAGCCGGCCtcaccgcccgcgcccgccgccgacgtctCCCACCACTCGCCCTCCGAGGTGCTCCGTTCCTTCAAGGAGCTGCGCCGCCTCCACATCGAGCTGCCCACGGGCGAGCTCGGCATCGACGACGGCGTGCTCCTCAAATGGAAGGCCGATTTCGGGTCCACCCTCGGCAGCTGCGTCATCCTCGGCGCCTCGTCGGTCTCGTCCAAGCCAACGTCGCCGTCCGCGCAGCCCGAAACCGCTGCCGACACCGCTGCCGATGACAGCACGGCCACCTCGCCCGATTCCAACAGGGAGACTGAAGAGCTGGGGAGCGTACCTGAGTCGCTCTATACCAATGGAGGCCTCAAGCTTCGCGTCGTCTGGACCATCAGCTCGCTGATTGCTGCGTCGGCGAGGCATTACTTGCTGCAGCCAATAATTTCCAATCATGCAACTCTGGAGAGCTTGAACCTCACCGACGCTGATGGACAGGGGGTGCTCACCATGGACAAGAGGCAGCTTCAGGAGCTGCCGGTGCGGCCAGTCTCGGCATCAGCTAGCTCGCATCGCACACTCATGCCGGCACTCAGCATGCGACTGCACTACGCTCCACTCATTGAGTTGCCTGGTGGAACGCTGCTGAAGGGTGCCACGCTGGTGGCGATCAGACCAAGCGAAGATGCCCTGAGAGAGGGTCAAGGGGTTGGGGCTGCTGGTTCTGTTGGTACATGTTGGATTTCAGAGGCCTTTGAGGAGCCATATCGGACTGCCGCAAAGGTGCTTCTCAAGAGAAGCCCATATTGCCTTGAAATGAACTCATTCTAA
- the LOC120710191 gene encoding NAC domain-containing protein 67-like — translation MEASASMASKLGLPPGFRFVPTDQEVIAYYLLPRIRGQPIPFGDILEDDPLSAPPWLLLGKHGRRGDAFFFAAGKVMNGRGGRQERSCAGGGSWEGQGKRKGAKGGNGERQRVLVGGEEIEWRKYALNFHEEEVKGSTGWVMHEYSITAPPSLAASLQRVYRIRLSGHGRNAQKRKRGELDWGSDEEEEEEYHAAARAPTLPAVAEAGAPFAGEYPPQPEPVGTLPVAAAAVDVGNGDPAGWTEDGSSGAVSSAVSSADQDLPALVDGGDDWNFMCSLSDLLPDFDFFPGAADAGETPSEMVPAA, via the coding sequence ATGGAGGCATCAGCGTCCATGGCTTCCAAGCTGGGTCTTCCACCAGGCTTCCGCTTCGTGCCCACGGACCAGGAGGTCATCGCCTACTACCTCCTCCCTCGCATCCGTGGCCAGCCCATCCCGTTCGGCGACATCCTCGAGGACGACCCGctgagcgcgccgccgtggctCCTGCTCGGGAAGCACGGGCGGAGGGGGGACGCCTTCTTCTTCGCGGCGGGGAAGGTCATGAACGGCAGGGGCGGCCGCCAGGAGCGgagctgcgccggcggcgggagctgGGAGGGCCAGGGCAAGAGGAAGGGCGCCAAGGGCGGCAACGGCGAGCGGCAGCGCGTGCTTGTGGGCGGCGAGGAGATCGAGTGGCGGAAGTACGCGCTCAACTTCCACGAGGAAGAAGTCAAGGGCAGCACGGGCTGGGTCATGCACGAGTACTCCATCACCGCGCCGCCCAGCCTCGCCGCGTCGCTGCAGAGGGTGTACCGCATCCGCTTGAGCGGCCACGGCAGGAACGCCCAGAAGCGCAAGAGGGGTGAGCTCGACTGGGGgagcgacgaggaggaggaggaggagtaccACGCCGCGGCACGCGCCCCCACCCTTCCCGCGGTGGCAGAGGCCGGTGCTCCGTTCGCCGGCGAGTACCCGCCGCAGCCCGAGCCCGTCGGCACTcttcccgtggcggcggcggcggtggacgttGGCAATGGGGATCCTGCTGGATGGACGGAAGACGGGTCGAGCGGCGCGGTGTCGTCGGCGGTGTCGTCGGCGGATCAGGACCTCCCCGCGCTGGTGGACGGCGGCGATGATTGGAACTTCATGTGCTCTCTCAGTGATTTGCTCCCCGATTTCGACTTCTTCCCAGGGGCGGCTGATGCTGGAGAGACCCCATCGGAGATGGTGCCAGCTGCATGA
- the LOC120708189 gene encoding ABC transporter I family member 10-like translates to MAHGLAGGVGLGPLRCCPSASSSPDTVRPTLSTPPRRSLRVRASASPQLAAPAIEGRDVGLSVTTRRGRVLPVLKGCSLYVPPGQLWMLLGPNGCGKSTLLKVLAGFLNPSAGTVSINRPCSYVFQNPDHQVVMPTVESDVSFGLGKLNLPLDEVRSRVLKSLDAVGMLSYSQRPIQTLSGGQKQRVAIAGALAEASKVLLLDELTTFLDEHDQMGVIKAVRNSVAADGEVAALWVTHRLEELKYADGAIYMEDGQIIIQGDVSTISRFIKKKQARYFGHFEL, encoded by the exons ATGGCGcacggcctcgccggcggcgtcggtCTCGGACCCCTCCGCTGCTGCCCCTCCGCGTCCTCCTCCCCCGACACCGTTCGGCCCACCCTGTCCACTCCTCCTCGTCGAAGCCTACGGGTGCGCGCCTCTGCTTCCCCTCAACTGGCGGCGCCGGCCATCGAGGGCCGCGACGTCGGGCTCTCGGTGAcgacgcggcgggggcgggtgcTGCCGGTGCTCAAGGGCTGCTCCCTCTACGTACCTCCCGGGCAGCTCTGGATGCTCCTCGGCCCCAACGGATGTGGCAAGTCCACCCTGCTCAAG GTTTTAGCAGGTTTTCTAAATCCATCGGCCGGTACTGTGTCTATAAACAGGCCATGCAGCTATGTCTTCCAAAATCCTGATCACCAG GTTGTGATGCCTACAGTGGAATCTGATGTCTCATTTGGTCTTGGTAAGCTCAACCTTCCATTAGATGAGGTCAGGTCAAGGGTATTAAAATCTTTGGATGCTGTCGGGATGTTGAGCTACTCTCAA AGGCCAATCCAAACCCTGAGTGGTGGGCAGAAACAGAGAGTTGCAATTGCCGGTGCTTTAGCCGAAGCATCGAAAGTGTTACTGCTGGACGAACTGACAACATTCTTAGATGAACATGACCAG ATGGGCGTGATAAAGGCGGTAAGGAATTCTGTAGCTGCTGATGGGGAGGTCGCCGCATTATGGGTGACTCATCGGCTGGAAGAATTGAAATACGCCGATGGTGCTATTTATATGGAAGATGGCCAGATAATCATTCAAGGTGACGTGTCTACCATATCGAGGTTTATAAAGAAAAAACAGGCACGCTACTTTGGCCATTTTGAGCTCTAA
- the LOC120710760 gene encoding copper transporter 1-like isoform X1 — translation MDMGGGHDMGGMMAPPPSPPGGGGGGGGGMPGMRMRYTHMTFFWGRKSEILFVGWPGADGGMYALALVAVFALAFVLEFLGSRRLDALLPRAAAGAARAAVHTLRVGAAYLLMLAIMSFNGGVLLVAVAGHAAGFLAFKAGRFGDGRAQVEHGRGKEELEPAACA, via the coding sequence ATGGACATGGGCGGCGGGCACGACATGGGCGGCATGatggccccgccgccgtccccgccgggcggcggcggcggcggcggcggcggcatgcccGGGATGCGGATGCGGTACACCCACATGACCTTCTTCTGGGGGAGGAAGTCGGAGATCCTCTTCGTGGGGTGGcccggcgccgacggcggcaTGTACGCGCTGGCGCTCGTGGCCGTCTTCGCGCTTGCGTTCGTCCTCGAGTTCCTGGGCTCCCGCAGGCTGGACGCGCTCctcccgcgcgcggcggcgggggcggcgcgcgcggcggtgcaCACGCTGCGCGTGGGCGCGGCGTACCTGCTCATGCTCGCGATCATGTCGTTCAACGGCGGCgtgctcctcgtcgccgtcgcggggcacgcggcggggTTCCTGGCGTTCAAGGCCGGCCGATTCGGCGACGGGCGGGCGCAGGTGGAGCACGGGCGCGGCAAGGAGGAGCTCGAGCCGGCGGCGTGCGCATGA
- the LOC120710760 gene encoding copper transporter 1-like isoform X2, which produces MDMGGGHDMGGMPGMRMRYTHMTFFWGRKSEILFVGWPGADGGMYALALVAVFALAFVLEFLGSRRLDALLPRAAAGAARAAVHTLRVGAAYLLMLAIMSFNGGVLLVAVAGHAAGFLAFKAGRFGDGRAQVEHGRGKEELEPAACA; this is translated from the exons ATGGACATGGGCGGCGGGCACGACATG ggcggcatgcccGGGATGCGGATGCGGTACACCCACATGACCTTCTTCTGGGGGAGGAAGTCGGAGATCCTCTTCGTGGGGTGGcccggcgccgacggcggcaTGTACGCGCTGGCGCTCGTGGCCGTCTTCGCGCTTGCGTTCGTCCTCGAGTTCCTGGGCTCCCGCAGGCTGGACGCGCTCctcccgcgcgcggcggcgggggcggcgcgcgcggcggtgcaCACGCTGCGCGTGGGCGCGGCGTACCTGCTCATGCTCGCGATCATGTCGTTCAACGGCGGCgtgctcctcgtcgccgtcgcggggcacgcggcggggTTCCTGGCGTTCAAGGCCGGCCGATTCGGCGACGGGCGGGCGCAGGTGGAGCACGGGCGCGGCAAGGAGGAGCTCGAGCCGGCGGCGTGCGCATGA